Below is a window of Rhodamnia argentea isolate NSW1041297 chromosome 11, ASM2092103v1, whole genome shotgun sequence DNA.
GCTGGTTGGAGGATGCTCGGCAGCATGCAAATCCTAACATGACAATCATGCTTATAGGAAACAAATCTGATCTATCTCACCGGAGGGCTGTCagcaaagaagaaggagaacagTTTGCAAAGGAAAATGGACTTCTATTTTTGGAGGCATCTGCAAGAACAGCACAAAATGTTGAGGAGGTGATTTGACGCTACCATCTCTTCTCTATCCCATCGTGGATGAGTCCACAGCAGCATGACATTGTTCCTCACGATCTTGTACCTTTTAATCTCCAGGCTTTTGTAAAGACTGCTGCGCAGATCCTACAGAATATACAAGACGGAGTATTTGATGTATCCAATGAGGTATACATTCGCTCCCTGAAAAACAGACATTGCTTAATGTTTATCAGCCAAAATACACACTTACCAAACTTTTCAGTATTTGATTCAactgattttcaattttcaacgcTGGCATGAGTCGTTGATGGCAATGTCATTTATGTGGATGAGTTATAGGTTGCTTTAAACATCCAGACCATATTTATACTTGATATGTCGGATTTAAACATGGGCAATTGTGTCAAAACCGGTCATCTTAAAACATTTCTTTGTTTCAAATTGCACTTGCAGACATCCGGAATCAAGGTGGGTTATGGGCGCCCTCAAGGTCAAACCGGTGCAAGAGACGGAACTGTAGCTCAGAGGGGTGGATGTTGCAGCTGATTGAGGATAGCGCAGCATTGGCGTTGGTGATCTTCTGCGATCTGTTAATTCTGATCTTGGCCCttaaattttctatatgtacGGATGCTGCTTTTGTACGGTGAATTGTACAGATCTGCTCACAGTTGTTCCTCGATAGCTATCATTTGTAGACCCAGTAAATCTTCTAATTACTTTGATTTGCTCCATGTGTCCTGAATGATTCGCCTCTGTGCTTTGGGAGCTTGCATGATTTTTAACCAACTTGGTCATCATTGGAGTACCTTCTGGAACTATGAAGTTCAACCGACCGCTTTCTCGATTAGGCATGCCCAATCAATCTGCTGGAATTTCATCTTGAATCTTGTGGAGAACAATAGAAACATGGCAATATGCAATCTTGACTTATACTGTAGATCAGCATAATCTCGATGCAGTCGATTAATCATCTCATCATTTTGATGACCTCTTATGCTATAGCGCAATCACTCGTATAGATTTAAGTTTACAGTAAGATA
It encodes the following:
- the LOC115751064 gene encoding ras-related protein RABB1b; this translates as MSYDYLFKYIIIGDTGVGKSCLLLQFTDKRFQPVHDLTIGVEFGARMVTIDGRPIKLQIWDTAGQESFRSITRSYYRGAAGALLVYDITRRDTFNHLASWLEDARQHANPNMTIMLIGNKSDLSHRRAVSKEEGEQFAKENGLLFLEASARTAQNVEEAFVKTAAQILQNIQDGVFDVSNETSGIKVGYGRPQGQTGARDGTVAQRGGCCS